The Zingiber officinale cultivar Zhangliang chromosome 9A, Zo_v1.1, whole genome shotgun sequence genome window below encodes:
- the LOC122021563 gene encoding RING-H2 finger protein ATL74-like, whose translation MSGAEQPTTGGGDDGVVLSFATTNGFIVAAAMLLLILFIFSFILCLRAKRRWGGDPVAAAEDPFPQTSGLDAESMKALPWTMLRPDDFAGGADHCAVCLSEFSPGQRARVLPNCRHSFHVECIDGWLVAHTTCPLCRTQAAPNLLSCRLNRRRRTPPSRAHRREPVRALPSRHRRERRRR comes from the coding sequence ATGTCTGGAGCAGAGCAACCCACGACCGGCGGCGGAGACGACGGCGTCGTGCTGTCTTTTGCGACTACCAACGGGTTCATTGTCGCGGCGGCGATGCTTCTCTTAATCCTATTCATCTTCTCTTTCATCCTCTGCCTCCGCGCCAAGCGCCGCTGGGGCGGCGACCCGGTCGCCGCCGCCGAAGATCCCTTTCCGCAGACGTCTGGCCTCGACGCTGAATCCATGAAGGCGCTACCTTGGACAATGCTCCGCCCCGACGACTTCGCTGGCGGCGCGGATCACTGCGCCGTCTGTCTCAGCGAGTTCTCGCCGGGGCAGAGGGCGCGGGTGTTGCCCAACTGCCGCCACTCCTTCCACGTAGAGTGCATTGACGGGTGGCTCGTCGCCCACACCACCTGTCCACTCTGCCGGACTCAGGCGGCACCCAATCTACTATCATGCCGCCTGAATCGCCGCCGGCGAACCCCTCCATCCCGAGCGCACCGCAGGGAGCCGGTTCGAGCTCTTCCTTCCCGTCATCGGAGAGAGCGGCGGAGGCGCTGA